The following proteins come from a genomic window of Acetivibrio cellulolyticus CD2:
- the atpF gene encoding F0F1 ATP synthase subunit B: MDLLFGVPDFIWAIINLLVLYLILKKFLFKPITEFMENRANLIKEQLEGSQKSNEEAADLKLAYERKLETAHADASKIINDAKLDAQDKYDEIIKKAKADAEVLREKAEAEIERERNEMIKAMRNEIVSLALEAASKVMEANMNTEANKKLVDEVVTKKGIA, from the coding sequence ATGGATTTACTATTTGGTGTTCCAGATTTTATATGGGCAATTATAAATTTATTAGTTCTTTATTTGATTTTAAAGAAGTTTCTTTTTAAGCCTATTACTGAATTTATGGAAAATAGGGCAAATTTAATAAAGGAGCAGTTGGAAGGCTCTCAAAAAAGTAATGAGGAAGCAGCTGATCTTAAGCTTGCTTATGAAAGGAAGCTTGAGACCGCACATGCAGACGCTAGCAAAATAATAAATGATGCAAAGCTTGATGCACAAGATAAGTATGATGAGATAATAAAGAAGGCCAAAGCTGATGCAGAAGTCTTAAGAGAGAAAGCAGAAGCAGAGATTGAGCGTGAAAGAAATGAAATGATAAAAGCAATGAGAAATGAAATTGTTAGTCTTGCTCTTGAAGCTGCTTCAAAGGTTATGGAAGCCAACATGAATACTGAAGCCAACAAGAAACTTGTTGATGAAGTTGTTACTAAAAAGGGCATTGCATAG
- the atpH gene encoding ATP synthase F1 subunit delta, which produces MPLVESRYAEALIEITQKDGSTDKVLNDFDTLINLINNNSDLSAFLENPQIQVGDKKKLLMDMLEGIDPNILKLIMLLIDKGRIKQIRGIFSEYKRFADERRDVLNLKIISAVKLDELQVDKIIEKYKMIYKKDRVNTDLQIDESLIGGIKVQIEDRVEDFSLKTRLDGLKSLLIQE; this is translated from the coding sequence ATGCCATTAGTAGAAAGCAGATATGCTGAGGCATTGATTGAGATAACTCAAAAAGATGGCAGTACTGATAAAGTATTGAATGATTTTGATACTTTAATAAATCTGATTAATAATAACTCAGATTTGAGCGCTTTTTTGGAAAACCCTCAGATTCAGGTTGGTGATAAAAAAAAGCTATTGATGGATATGTTAGAAGGTATTGATCCTAACATTTTAAAGTTAATTATGTTATTAATCGATAAAGGGAGAATCAAGCAAATAAGAGGTATTTTCAGCGAGTATAAAAGGTTTGCTGATGAAAGAAGAGATGTATTGAATTTGAAAATAATCTCTGCAGTTAAATTGGATGAGTTGCAGGTTGATAAAATAATAGAAAAATATAAAATGATATATAAGAAAGACCGTGTAAATACTGATCTTCAAATAGATGAATCCTTGATTGGCGGTATAAAAGTACAGATTGAAGACAGGGTAGAGGACTTTTCATTGAAAACCAGACTGGATGGTCTTAAAAGCTTGTTAATTCAAGAATAG
- the atpE gene encoding ATP synthase F0 subunit C: MNLMAIGAGIAVLTGLGAGIGISLATGKAAEAVARQPEASSKIQTVLLLGAALAEATAIYGFVIALLLVLLK; the protein is encoded by the coding sequence ATGAATTTAATGGCTATAGGAGCGGGTATTGCAGTTTTAACAGGTCTTGGAGCAGGAATTGGTATTAGTTTGGCAACTGGAAAAGCGGCTGAAGCGGTAGCAAGACAACCAGAAGCATCATCAAAGATACAAACAGTTTTACTGTTGGGTGCAGCTTTGGCAGAAGCAACTGCTATTTATGGATTCGTTATCGCATTATTGTTAGTACTGTTAAAATAA